The nucleotide sequence CCATGCGGCCAACATTCTCATTATTCATGTCATGCTACGTTCAATGTGCTCTATTTACTACCCAGTCCTGAAACTGCCCCACATCAGGTCGCAGTAATTCCATCTATGTCATAGCCATCCCTGACTGCCAGTGGTTAGTCGGCTGCGATTTTATAATCATGATCCTTGCTCATGCTAACACCGACTGAGCTGCTCCCATCCCAATAAAGCATTCAGGCAAGAGTGACCTGGGAATGCCAATGGATCCACAAAGCTTCCTCTCCTAATCCCCAATCGTACCCACCTCGTACGATTTGGTCTCCAAATCTTTGATATAGTCCTCGGCGTCAGGCATGGTCTTGTAAAAGGCCATGTTCCGCTGCATCATCTCATCCTCGGGGTTCTTCAATAGGAAGGTGTGAGCAGCCGCAATGGCTTTTGGAACATTGCCAgactaacaggaaaaaaaaaatatccacagaCATCTTTAAAaccattaaaacaaaaacaaaagaacagaATAGAATTTTGCAGTTACACCACACTTTGCCTGCtcctaaaaaaatatttaatcatGCTTCCATAATGTAGGAATCACACACTTAAAAAAGGTGCCTTTCTGCTGCTGGCTAATACTGTAATAAGTCCCCAGTTGATGAGAATATATGTCTTGTAGAAACAAAATTATATCTTTGTTGGGATGTGCGTTCAAGCTTTTAATGACCAATGAAacgtacctttttttttttttttttaaactctgagaaCAGCATATGGCAATGGCATTGGCATTGAAAGCACCACTCAGAAAAGTGGATTTGCATATAGATGTACTCGGAGCTCAATATTTTGTAGGCCAGTTAGTGGATAAGTaattggctagttagccagataaacttaagtCAATATATTCAGCggaataaatgtcctgctgaatatactagcctaaagttatccagctacatctaGCTGGATAATGTTAACCACCCTAATGGCCAGCgtttgaatatggccagttagGCCTGAAGTCAACTGGCTTTGTGTGACCAGACAACTAGCTACTTAAAAGGatctcttcaaaagatatccCGCTAAGTCCTGATTCCCAGCTCTCCCTCCCACCAACACCACCACAGAGGTCCTAACCCACCTGCTTGTCAGGACCGCATTCACCCCAACCTCTTGTAAATGCAAAAATGATAACGATATTGGTGTTGATTGCGTCTGCCACTCCCCCTATTATTCTGATAATAATGCTGGAAGCGCCCGGGATTGCTTTGTACTACGATCCTGAGATAGAAACAAGGAGGGCTGTGATGCAGgtacaggaagggagggagggcttTGGAGGAAGGGTGGCAGCAAGGCAGGGGTGTTTGTCAAGGAGACAATTTCTTTTAGGTAtaggtagaggaggaggagggaaggccgGGCCTGGTCATTGGCgatatctttttaatttttaaatttcaatggGTTGGGGGTCCTGGCCAATGGATGGGTTGGGACTTTTGTGGTGGTGCTGGGGGGAAATCGGGATGGGAGGCCTGCAactgtgttttgtattttttttaatctaaggcgtgctacttaactggatctcttttgaaaatgtctgCTTAAtgcacacaaggccagataactataGGAAAAGAACAGAAGAGTAGCACATTAGAGACAAATATGAAAAAGGAATAATTATGAACACTATCGTAAAAGAAATTGGTACCACTAAAATAAATTAACCAATTTCTTTTACAGTCGTGTTCATTATTCCTTTTTCATATTTGTCTCTGTAATGTGCCACTCTTCTGTTCTTTTTCCGTTGATTGTAGTCACTGGCCTCTGTTTCTTGCTCCAGATAAACTACaggcctgctctgaagcaggactAAAATTATTCAGCTAGCTTAGCCAGATATAGTTCAAAATCAGTAAAGTTAGCAGATAACCCCTCCCAGAAACGCCTCTTTttcatctggctaaattatagccggataggtggctgaatatggcaaaacttgccatttaggaAGAGAACTtgttatccctctaaatggcttttgaatattgacctccccaTCTTCACCACCTTGCCCCCAGTGGTGAAGTGACATCTTCCCTCCCCGGTCCCCGCCTACTCCGCCTCAAAGACAGAGACTATTTTTAATTCTTCTCCGCCCCCCGTACTATCCTTTCCTAGCCTGAATGCATCACCTGCAGGACATATCCAAACCTTGGGTAGCAAAGTCCAGATGGCCAACAGCAcccagaaataaaacaaaatattggaCCACCATTTTTCATCTGCAGGCAGGCACATTAACCTCAAGTGGCAAGGTAGTGGACAAGCACATGACAATTGTAAAAAGTTATGTGGTCGCCCTTTTCCACCATCACACAGTCAAATGACTGTCACGCTTCAAAAAGGGACTTCTGTTTTGCTTTAACTCTGTCGGCACAGAGGCCAAAGCCAGAAGGCACACTGCTGCAGTGCAGAGCGCTTCTGAAGAGGCCAGCGGTCAGCCCGCAGCAAGAGCTCCCTTCCTGAAAGTCTGCTGCGAAAGCAGCCACCCAGGAAACAGCCGCAAGGCTGGGCATCCATTCACAAATCACTGGCAGGCAAGGGATGCAGGGAGCAGGCATTGTGGGTTTCCCCTGTGCACAAATAATGCTGGTCTTGCACTGATgtttttgaaatcttttatttacttatttatccaTTCTGGGATTTCCATTTGATGATATAATTAGAGGAAAGAAATGCTTCAGAAACAACACCTGTGCTGATTTTCTTTAAAGCAGTTTGTAGGGCTTTCCAGATTTTGCAGTCAATAACACAGTCAGTTTATGATCTGACGAAATGTGCTGCAGTCCGCAGCAGCTCCTATCCAAGCAGCAGCGCCAGCAAGTCTGGCGCTGCAAATATAACATGGGGGGAATCTGCAGGCCAGGCCGTGCGCagctagggggggggggcggagttagccAGGCGGGAAGCAGGGTCCAATGATCGTTGGACACGACTGCTTCCCAGCATTCAAATCCAGCCGGCAGAGGGCGTTTCGCGCCATTTACCGGTGAAGCAGCAAGAGTCAGCAGGGGCCTTACTTGTtgtcccacccacccaccctatgTTGCGGTTAGTTTCGAGGAATGTTGTTATGGAAGTTTGTTTACATTGTCGCAGTTGAGGCGGTAAACCTCAGCCCAAAGGGTCTATGTAATGGGGCAGTGATATGGtggtagggatggggggggggggggaaagcctcgtgtagttgggggggctgctacacgggaggaCCTGAGAACTACGGGGCTAAAGTTCTCGGTGTGAGCTTACTCTCGCTGGTATGAGGCGGAGTAGgcggggacaggggagggaagatgTCACTTCACCACTGGAGGCAAGGCGGTGAAGATGGGGAGGGCAAAATTTTTGGTGGggcggttgggggggggggctgttaaaAGTTATAttttgtaagggctcgggttaagGTTGTTTGCATTAAACTGCGGCCAAGTTAAATACCACTACTGTGTCTGGTGTATCATTGGGGAATTGGGACTACAGGTGCGCGCAGTATTCCATCCCTATGTTAGTCTGCCAACATGAGGAGCCAGGGACGCGCTGCTCAGGTCCTGCAACATAAGGAACTGGAATGCTACTGCCTCTGAAGTGCTTAAGTGGGTGGCCCCACTTCCCTGAGGAGCAGGAGGGCTCCTGCCACGGTCTAGTAAGGTTATAATAACATGAACGGATTTCCACATTCAGTGGatgcaccctctcctcccccagcctACCTAAAAGAGGAAGAGATATGGTGCTGCTATAGCCCTGCCAGAGAGAGAAAAGGTGAgaatagagagagggagaagaaatgaaaaagtGAGTTGAAGGACTAAGAGTGAGATTAAAGGAGAAGAAAAGCTGGTCTGGCAATGAGAAAGAGGATGATGGAAGATTCAGAGGGGAGtaatgggggcggggggaggaggaggttggGAAGGAGGACATGGATTAATAAGAGATGAGGGATGAGATAAATCAGAAAGTTACACAGAAGGAAAAGGATGAGAAATGAGATGCACGGAACTGacatagggagaaaaaaaaatattagaaagaGAACTGGAGGGCATTGGGAATAGGGTAATGCAAACTGGAAGGAACCACTAGGGAAAGAAGTTTCGGTAAGGCAGACAAAATGAAAGTCGAGACGTCCGAGCATAGGATGGGGAAAACAAACCCCAcagcaaaggtagaaaaaaatattttatttttgcaagtTAGATGTTGGTTTATTTAATTCTGGAATGTTTTAAATTGTAACCAGAATGTGCACCTTGTGAACTGAATTAAAATGTGTATGTTTAGTAACTAAAATAGCACGGCCTTGCTTCACATTTACCATTGTGCTTGCAGCCTGCACAGCCCCGACTCCTTGGGGCCCTCCCCTTCATTTGCCCAGACTggaggacttccaggaggagagaggatgCAGGACTGGGCCTATGGAACCCACGAAAATGACCCGTGTCCCCTCGGAGATGGGATACTTAACAACACAGACCAAACGTCCACGCCTACATTTATCTgcaaaaaactaaactaaaatttCTCTGCCTATATTTGGTGCCCTAGAGCGGCGGGCACTTATCCTTTCCATCGTCCCGAAGCTCTTTCTTTTCTAGCGACAGAGGCGGCGGCGGCCGTGAGACTTCGGGACAGCCGGCATTTTCGACGGCAGGCGGCAGTAAAACTTCGGCTGCTCTCTTTAACTCTCTGGGACGTGGCAAAAGCAACTCGGCCTTcccccgcctcctcctcctccccaacaGGCCCTGACTTTAGCCGAGCGGCCCGAGCCCATAGAAAAGCCACTTGTCAGGACGacctgctcgggggggggggaagccactTGTCAGGATGACCTGCTCGGGGGGCTTTGCTGACCGGCAGCGGGCTCCTCACTTTTTACAGAAACGCGCTCAGGAGACTCCAGCCCTGAATGCAGGGATTTCTCATCCACGTGCAAGCCCCCTtcatctctctctgtcccccatTACTGTATAGAGGAAGGGAGTGGAGGGACAATCGGCCCCAAGTGAAAGTTTCCGGAGACCCGATCATGCACGCATTACCGGGAActttaaaacattaaatacaagggatctcgcCCCGTGCCCGGGTGGTCCCCGGTACTCGCCTTGAAGTAGGCGTACTGCAGGTACTTGTAGGGCTCGCGCTGGCTGAACTCGCGCAGAGTGGGGCGGGCGGGCTGCGTCTGGCGGAAGGCGGGGAGCCCCTGCTTGCAGCGCTTCAGGCACTGCGCCCGCCGCAGCAGCTCGCCGAAGACCTGCAGCTCGGGGAAGCCGGAGAAGCGCTCCGCGGCGGCGCCACCTTCCCCGCCGCCGTCCGCGGGCCGCCCCGCCGGCCCCCCGCCCAGGCTGCAGTTGAGGTTGCAGAAGGCCTCGCTGTCCTGCAGGAGCCGGTGCAGCCGCAGGCTCATCTCCAGGTAGGTGACGCTCTCCGTCCACTTCTCGCCCGTGTACTGGTCCAGCGCGTACTTGTAGGCCGACTCCAGGGGCATCAGCTCGTCCCGCGGGAAGCTGCGGAAGCTGTAGCGCTCGTACTGCGCCCCGACCAAGCCCGCCGccgcccaccaccaccaccagagcaGCGCCGGCGCCATGCCTCGATCCGTCCCCGCGGCGGCAACACGTAAGCCCAAAgaggcaagcagcagcagcaaaagtcCGAAACCCGTCCGAAGAAAACTTCGAGCCCCGccgagggagggggagaggggcagcACTTCATTCGCTGGATCTTAGGCAGGAGGGGGGGGACTGGCTCTCCTCTGGGGGTCGCTGTCATTGGAGGAATATCCCtgtaagaggaggaggaggagcggaGGGGGATCCAGAGCTAAAGCTGTGGAGCTTTCGGAGCTGGAGTGCGATATAAAGCAGTGCGAGATGCTCGCAGCACAAGGAGGATCACTGCCCCAAGCTTGGCAACACCCGGCCCCGAAGCTCTCTCGCACTGCTTTATATCGCACTCCAGCTCCGAAAGCTCCACAGCTTTAGCTCTGGATCCTCCTCCGCTCCTCTTCTTCCAGGGATATTCCTCCAATGACAGCGACCCCCGGAGGAGAGCcagttttcgacgcgctattaccccttactgaataaggggtaaagctagcgcatggAAAACAGGCGTCCAATcgctggttaacagtgcgctccggctgtactgtatcggcctgttagtt is from Rhinatrema bivittatum chromosome 2, aRhiBiv1.1, whole genome shotgun sequence and encodes:
- the CRTAP gene encoding cartilage-associated protein, coding for MAPALLWWWWWAAAGLVGAQYERYSFRSFPRDELMPLESAYKYALDQYTGEKWTESVTYLEMSLRLHRLLQDSEAFCNLNCSLGGGPAGRPADGGGEGGAAAERFSGFPELQVFGELLRRAQCLKRCKQGLPAFRQTQPARPTLREFSQREPYKYLQYAYFKSGNVPKAIAAAHTFLLKNPEDEMMQRNMAFYKTMPDAEDYIKDLETKSYENLFIRAVRAYNGENWRTSISDMELALPDFFRSFYDCLAACDGSREITDFKDFYLSVADHYYEVLECKLKCEGDLTPVIGGFVVEKFVATMYHYLQFAYYKLNDLKNAAPCVASYLLFDQDDQVMKQNMVYYQYHREKWGLTEEDFQPRPEAVQYFNVTTLQQELYEFYQRHLLSDDEGEVVEYLDELLEMEGRS